From the genome of Croceibacterium atlanticum:
CGCCGTGGAAGTCTCCCCGATTGAAGGGCGCGCGGGCTGGCTGGTCCGCAACGCCCTGCGGGACCGGCTGGGCCAGGGCGGCGATGGCACGGCGCAATACCGGCTCGACATTCTGCTGGACGATCAGCTGGAAGGGCTGGGCCTGCTGACCGATGAAACCATCGGGCGGGAACGGCGCACATTGCGGGCACGCTATCAACTGGTCGATCTGGCCAGCGGGGATATCGTGGTGGATGCCACGGCCGGATCCGATGCGGGGATCGACGTGGTTTCTTCCGAATATGCCACGATCGCGGCGGAACAGACCGCGCTGGAAAATCTCGCCCGGGATGTGGCAGACCGGATCATCACGCGTCTGACGCTGGAACTGCGCGAACAATCGTGAAGGCGACCCAGCGCGATTTCGGCAATGTTGCGCCGAAAGCGGCGAAACAGGCACGGGTGGCCTTTTTCTGCGGGCCGGATGAAGCCGGCGCCTCCTCCGCCGCTGCGAAACTGATCGGCCTGCTGCCCGATGCCGGGGAACGGATCGAATTCAGCGGATCGGAATTGCGGTCGGACCCGGTGAAGCTGGGTGACGAAGCCCGATCAACCTCCCTGTTTGGCGGGACGCGGCACATCTATGTGCGCGCCACGGGGGACGAAGCGCATGACGCGGTAAAAACCTATCTGGAAGCGGTGGATTTCGGCCAGGCCGATGGCGCCTGTCCGGTGGTGATCGTGGCCACCAATGCGACGGACAAATCGCGCACCGCCAAATTGCTGGAAAAACGGGCGGACGGGCTGGTGGCCATGTTCTACCCGCCGGATCTGCGCAGCGTGACGGACGAAGTCCGCCGCATGGCCGGGGCGGCCGGGCTGACGCTGGGCGGCGACATTGCCGAACAGATCGCCCGCGCATCCGGCCTCGATGTCCGGCTGGCACAATCGGAAGTAACCAAGCTCGCCCTCTATCTCGACGCATCGCCGCAGGCCCCGCGCAAGGCGGATGCCGAAGCATTGGCCGCTATCGGCGCGAAGACGGAAGAAGATGGCTTCATGCCGCTGGTGAATGCGGTGCTGTCGGGCCAGGTCAACCGGCTTCAGGGCGAACTGCAACGCTTTGCGGAGGTTTCGCTCAACCCGGTGGGCGTGTTGCTGGCGCTGGAACGGCGCGCCGCGCAGCTCGCGCAATTGACTGCCAGGCTGGGGCAGAATGGCAATATCAATGCCCTGCTGGATGCGGAACAGAAGGCGCACCGCGTGTTCTGGCGCGACAAGCGCGACCTGACCGAACAATTGGGCCGATGGAACGCGCGCAAGCTGGACCGGCTGGTCCATCGGCTGGCGGCAACGCATCGCGCGCTTCTGGGCAACAGCCAGTCGGCCGAATTGCTGCTGGCGCAGGAGTTGGTCGAAATCACCCGCTTCGCCGCCGCCCGCAGATAAAGGCGCGTCTTGCCCTCCTGCGCGACAGCTCCCACAAAGGTCCACATGGAAGACGCGCAAATCCACTCAATGCCCGATGGACGGAAGATCGCCTTCCACTTCACCCCGGGCGCCAGGCCGGCCCTTGTTTTCCTGCCCGGCTATATGTCCGACATGCAGGGCGGCAAGGCGACTGCCCTGTTCGATTGGGCGAAGCGCGAAGGCCGGGCCTGCCTGCTGCTGGACTATTCCGGATGCGGCGAAAGCGATGGCGATTTTGCCGATGGTACGCTGTCGCGCTGGTGCGATGAAGTGATTTCTCTGATCCACGCCCGGATAGAAGGTCCGGTCGTGCTGGTGGGATCTTCCATGGGCGGCTGGCTGATGCTGCTGGCGGGCCGCACACTGGGGGAAAGGCTGGCAGGGCTGGTGGGAATCGCCGCCGCGCCGGACTTCACCGATTGGGGATATGACGAAGCGCAACAGCGCAAGCTGGCGCAGGGCGA
Proteins encoded in this window:
- the holA gene encoding DNA polymerase III subunit delta; its protein translation is MKATQRDFGNVAPKAAKQARVAFFCGPDEAGASSAAAKLIGLLPDAGERIEFSGSELRSDPVKLGDEARSTSLFGGTRHIYVRATGDEAHDAVKTYLEAVDFGQADGACPVVIVATNATDKSRTAKLLEKRADGLVAMFYPPDLRSVTDEVRRMAGAAGLTLGGDIAEQIARASGLDVRLAQSEVTKLALYLDASPQAPRKADAEALAAIGAKTEEDGFMPLVNAVLSGQVNRLQGELQRFAEVSLNPVGVLLALERRAAQLAQLTARLGQNGNINALLDAEQKAHRVFWRDKRDLTEQLGRWNARKLDRLVHRLAATHRALLGNSQSAELLLAQELVEITRFAAARR
- the lptE gene encoding LPS assembly lipoprotein LptE: MKRLLPLALIASSLAGCGLQPMYAGGGNGAVAQGLAAVEVSPIEGRAGWLVRNALRDRLGQGGDGTAQYRLDILLDDQLEGLGLLTDETIGRERRTLRARYQLVDLASGDIVVDATAGSDAGIDVVSSEYATIAAEQTALENLARDVADRIITRLTLELREQS
- a CDS encoding alpha/beta hydrolase, with product MEDAQIHSMPDGRKIAFHFTPGARPALVFLPGYMSDMQGGKATALFDWAKREGRACLLLDYSGCGESDGDFADGTLSRWCDEVISLIHARIEGPVVLVGSSMGGWLMLLAGRTLGERLAGLVGIAAAPDFTDWGYDEAQQRKLAQGETVFEDNPYGPDPTPTHAEFWADGQAQRLLHGEIPIDCPVRLLHGQEDNDVPPEISLRLARALRSPDVQVTLVKGGDHRLSRDGDIELLLRTVGAIT